One segment of Desulfuromonadales bacterium DNA contains the following:
- a CDS encoding dihydrofolate reductase family protein has protein sequence MRKVIVSNLMSLDGFMAGPNGEIDWFVVDKEFDAYARELFEGVDTLLFGRVTYQLMAGFWPTPAAAAEDPFITERMNSLPKVVFSTTLGAADWANTRLVRANPAEEVARLKRQAGGDMMIFGSGTLVSALAPPGLIDEYRIVVNPVVLGSGKPLFSQIGERIDLELLKTRTLGCGDVILYYRPGKKG, from the coding sequence ATGCGCAAGGTGATCGTGTCCAACCTGATGTCCCTGGACGGCTTCATGGCCGGGCCGAACGGGGAGATCGACTGGTTCGTGGTGGATAAGGAATTCGACGCCTACGCCAGGGAGCTGTTCGAGGGGGTCGACACCCTGCTGTTCGGGCGGGTGACGTATCAGTTGATGGCCGGTTTCTGGCCGACCCCGGCGGCAGCTGCGGAGGACCCGTTCATCACCGAAAGGATGAACAGCCTGCCCAAGGTCGTCTTCTCGACGACGCTGGGGGCGGCCGACTGGGCGAATACGCGGCTGGTCAGGGCGAATCCCGCAGAGGAGGTCGCCCGGCTGAAGCGGCAGGCCGGCGGGGATATGATGATCTTCGGCAGCGGCACCCTCGTCTCCGCCCTGGCGCCGCCCGGCCTGATCGACGAATACCGGATCGTGGTGAATCCTGTCGTTCTGGGGAGCGGCAAGCCCCTGTTCAGCCAGATCGGCGAGAGGATCGACCTGGAACTCCTGAAAACCAGGACGTTGGGATGCGGGGACGTCATCCTCTACTACCGGCCCGGCAAAAAAGGATAA